A window of Patagioenas fasciata isolate bPatFas1 chromosome 5, bPatFas1.hap1, whole genome shotgun sequence contains these coding sequences:
- the SIGIRR gene encoding single Ig IL-1-related receptor isoform X2: MADLCSVPPTFLVPATNETWELALGTQVTLNCTVRWASAEPCEPVPAWSKDGQWLGSGSSQDSTWLGQNASERLLASVLQLNLTQDSDFGVFACWVSNATATFTLRRAGVAGHVWAVLAALLVLALLVLLAELYVRCHLSVRLWYRNRYGELELNDGKLYDAYVSHAGAPDDRKFVHFIMKPQLENRYGYKLFLDEQTILPNAEPSADLIMNVSRCRRLIVVLSVAYLEQDWCNNSFREGLWRLLELSRKPIFIVFESQYREITHPAISLLRQHRGAVTLLVWRAGSMMPSSGFWKELCLALPRKVSFLGTVGDPQTQLQEDKDPMLILHSSYLDSAGDLHPDGDLGTGLRGWGFRSPKPPRIGGPGAAVAAAAGAAEDTQPKDSQRPEIDVSDLGSRNYGARTDFYCLVTEDDV; encoded by the exons ATGGCAG ACCTCTGCAGCGTGCCCCCCACGTTCCTCGTCCCGGCCACCAATGAGACGTGGGAGCTGGCGCTGGGGACGCAGGTGACGCTGAACTGCACGGTGCGCTGGGCCAGCGCCGAGCCCTGCGAGCCCGTGCCCGCCTGGAGCAAGGACGGGCAGTGGCTGGGCAGTGGCAGCAGCCAGGACAGCACCTG GCTTGGACAAAACGCCTCAGAGCGGCTCCTGGCCAGCGTGCTGCAGCTCAACCTCACGCAGGACAGCGACTTCGGGGTGTTTGCCTGCTGGGTCAGCAACGCCACGGCCACCTTCACCCTGCGGCGAGCGG GGGTGGCCGGGCACGTGTGGGCGGTGCTGGCCGCGCTCCTGGTCCTGGCGCTCCTGGTGCTCCTGGCCGAGCTCTACGTGCGGTGCCACCTAAGCGTGCGGCTCTGGTACCGCAACCGCTACGGCGAGCTGGAGCTCAACG ACGGGAAGCTGTACGATGCCTACGTGTCCCACGCCGGCGCCCCGGATGACCGCAAGTTCGTCCACTTCATCATGAAGCCGCAGCTGGAGAACCGCTACGGCTACAAGCTGTTCCTGGACGAGCAAACCatcctgcccaatgcag AGCCCTCGGCGGACCTGATCATGAACGTGAGCCGGTGCCGGCGCCTGATCGTCGTCCTCTCGGTCGCGTACCTGGAGCAGGACTGGTGCAACAACAGCTTCAG GGAAGGGCTCTGGAGGCTGCTGGAGCTCTCCAGGAAACCCATCTTCATCGTCTTCGAGAGCCAGTACCGGGAGATCACCCACCCCGCCATCAGCCTGCTGCGGCAGCACCGCGGCGCCGTGACCCTGCTGGTGTGGCGAGCCGGCTCCATG ATGCCCTCGTCAGGCTTCTGGAAGGAGCTGTGCCTGGCCCTGCCGCGCAAGGTGTCCTTCCTGGGGACCGTGGGGGACCCGCAGACGCAGCTGCAGGAGGACAAGGACCCCATGCTGATCCTGCACAGCAGCTACCTGGACAGCGCTGGGGACCTGCACCCAGATGGAGACCTTGGCACAG GCCTCCGAGGGTGGGGGTTCAGGAGCCCCAAGCCCCCCCGCAtcggcggccccggcgctgcaGTGGCCGCGGCTGCCGGCGCAGCGGAGGACACGCAGCCCAAGGACAGCCAGAGACCCGAGATCGACGTCTCGGACCTGGGATCACGCAACTACGGCGCCCGCACAGACTTCTACTGCCTGGTGACAGAGGATGACGTCTGA
- the SIGIRR gene encoding single Ig IL-1-related receptor isoform X1, which translates to MGRAGDTVPPSTSRTQCGFTRSSTCCPPTRVAVGSDAERWGAVGTQGARASPAGAHRAACALSQAQPGAEAGGLCPRKAPGRGALPSAHGGAGSSPLTPEPAMADLCSVPPTFLVPATNETWELALGTQVTLNCTVRWASAEPCEPVPAWSKDGQWLGSGSSQDSTWLGQNASERLLASVLQLNLTQDSDFGVFACWVSNATATFTLRRAGVAGHVWAVLAALLVLALLVLLAELYVRCHLSVRLWYRNRYGELELNDGKLYDAYVSHAGAPDDRKFVHFIMKPQLENRYGYKLFLDEQTILPNAEPSADLIMNVSRCRRLIVVLSVAYLEQDWCNNSFREGLWRLLELSRKPIFIVFESQYREITHPAISLLRQHRGAVTLLVWRAGSMMPSSGFWKELCLALPRKVSFLGTVGDPQTQLQEDKDPMLILHSSYLDSAGDLHPDGDLGTGLRGWGFRSPKPPRIGGPGAAVAAAAGAAEDTQPKDSQRPEIDVSDLGSRNYGARTDFYCLVTEDDV; encoded by the exons ATGGGGAGGGCAGGTGACACAGTGCCACCAAGCACAAGCAGGACACAGTGTGGCTTTACCCGGAGCAGCACCTGCTGTCCCCCAACCCGAGTGGCTGTGGGGAGCGATGCGGAGCGATGGGGAGCGGTGGGGACCCAGGGAGCCCGTGCCAGCCCAGCTGGGGCTCACAGAGCCGCCTGTGCCCTGTCCCAGGCCCAGCCCGGTGCAGAGGCGGGTGGACTTTGTCCCCGGAAGGCGCCGGGACGCGGGGCCCTCCCGAGTGCCCACGGTGGTGCCGGCAGCTCCCCGCTCACACCAGAGCCCGCCATGGCAG ACCTCTGCAGCGTGCCCCCCACGTTCCTCGTCCCGGCCACCAATGAGACGTGGGAGCTGGCGCTGGGGACGCAGGTGACGCTGAACTGCACGGTGCGCTGGGCCAGCGCCGAGCCCTGCGAGCCCGTGCCCGCCTGGAGCAAGGACGGGCAGTGGCTGGGCAGTGGCAGCAGCCAGGACAGCACCTG GCTTGGACAAAACGCCTCAGAGCGGCTCCTGGCCAGCGTGCTGCAGCTCAACCTCACGCAGGACAGCGACTTCGGGGTGTTTGCCTGCTGGGTCAGCAACGCCACGGCCACCTTCACCCTGCGGCGAGCGG GGGTGGCCGGGCACGTGTGGGCGGTGCTGGCCGCGCTCCTGGTCCTGGCGCTCCTGGTGCTCCTGGCCGAGCTCTACGTGCGGTGCCACCTAAGCGTGCGGCTCTGGTACCGCAACCGCTACGGCGAGCTGGAGCTCAACG ACGGGAAGCTGTACGATGCCTACGTGTCCCACGCCGGCGCCCCGGATGACCGCAAGTTCGTCCACTTCATCATGAAGCCGCAGCTGGAGAACCGCTACGGCTACAAGCTGTTCCTGGACGAGCAAACCatcctgcccaatgcag AGCCCTCGGCGGACCTGATCATGAACGTGAGCCGGTGCCGGCGCCTGATCGTCGTCCTCTCGGTCGCGTACCTGGAGCAGGACTGGTGCAACAACAGCTTCAG GGAAGGGCTCTGGAGGCTGCTGGAGCTCTCCAGGAAACCCATCTTCATCGTCTTCGAGAGCCAGTACCGGGAGATCACCCACCCCGCCATCAGCCTGCTGCGGCAGCACCGCGGCGCCGTGACCCTGCTGGTGTGGCGAGCCGGCTCCATG ATGCCCTCGTCAGGCTTCTGGAAGGAGCTGTGCCTGGCCCTGCCGCGCAAGGTGTCCTTCCTGGGGACCGTGGGGGACCCGCAGACGCAGCTGCAGGAGGACAAGGACCCCATGCTGATCCTGCACAGCAGCTACCTGGACAGCGCTGGGGACCTGCACCCAGATGGAGACCTTGGCACAG GCCTCCGAGGGTGGGGGTTCAGGAGCCCCAAGCCCCCCCGCAtcggcggccccggcgctgcaGTGGCCGCGGCTGCCGGCGCAGCGGAGGACACGCAGCCCAAGGACAGCCAGAGACCCGAGATCGACGTCTCGGACCTGGGATCACGCAACTACGGCGCCCGCACAGACTTCTACTGCCTGGTGACAGAGGATGACGTCTGA